From the Panthera leo isolate Ple1 chromosome C1, P.leo_Ple1_pat1.1, whole genome shotgun sequence genome, one window contains:
- the PAQR7 gene encoding membrane progestin receptor alpha, which yields MATMVAQKLSHLLPSLRQAHQEPRPSRRPEPVFTVDRAEVPPLFWKPYVYVGYRPLHQTWHFYFRTLFQQHNEAVNVWTHLLAAVVLLLRLAVFVGTVGIWGDPHALPLFILLLASFTYLSFSALAHLLQAKSEFWHYSFFFLDYVGVAVYQFGSALAHFYYTIEPAWHARVQAVFLPAAAFLAWLSCTGSCYNKYIQKPGLLGRTCQEVPSALAYVLDISPVVHRILVSPDPTSDDPALLYHKCQVVFFLLAAAFFSTFMPERWFPGSCHVFGQGHQLFHVFLVLCTLAQLEAVALDYEARRPIYEPLHTRWPHNFSGLFLLTVGSSVLTAFLLSQLVRHRLNRKAQ from the coding sequence ATGGCCACGATGGTGGCCCAGAAGCTCAGCCACCTCCTGCCCAGTTTGCGGCAGGCCCACCAGGAGCCTCGGCCGTCCAGGCGGCCGGAGCCCGTGTTCACAGTGGACCGCGCCGAAGTGCCACCGCTCTTCTGGAAGCCGTACGTCTACGTGGGCTACCGGCCACTGCATCAGACCTGGCACTTCTACTTCCGCACGCTGTTCCAGCAGCACAACGAGGCCGTGAACGTGTGGACCCACCTGCTGGCAGCCGTCGTGCTGCTGCTGCGGCTGGCCGTCTTCGTGGGGACTGTGGGCATCTGGGGAGACCCGCACGCGCTGcccctcttcatcctcctcctcgCGTCCTTCACCTACCTCTCCTTCAGCGCCTTGGCTCACCTCCTGCAGGCCAAGTCCGAGTTCTGGCACTACAGTTTCTTCTTCCTGGACTACGTGGGCGTGGCCGTGTACCAGTTCGGCAGCGCCCTGGCACACTTCTACTACACCATCGAGCCTGCCTGGCACGCCCGGGTGCAGGCCGTCTTCCTGCCCGCGGCCGCCTTTCTCGCCTGGCTTTCTTGCACTGGCTCCTGCTACAACAAGTACATCCAGAAGCCTGGCCTGCTGGGCCGCACTTGCCAGGAGGTGCCCTCAGCGCTGGCCTACGTGCTGGACATCAGCCCCGTGGTGCATCGCATCCTGGTGTCCCCCGACCCTACCTCAGACGACCCGGCTCTTCTCTACCACAAGTGCCAGGTGGTCTTCTTCCTGCTGGCCGCCGCTTTCTTCTCCACCTTCATGCCTGAGCGCTGGTTTCCTGGCAGCTGCCACGTCTTCGGGCAGGGCCACCAGCTCTTCCATGTCTTCCTGGTGCTGTGCACGCTGGCCCAGCTGGAGGCCGTGGCACTGGACTACGAGGCCCGGCGGCCCATCTATGAGCCTCTGCATACCCGCTGGCCCCACAACTTCTCTGGCCTCTTTCTGCTCACCGTGGGCAGCAGCGTCCTGACCGCGTTCCTCCTGAGCCAGCTGGTACGGCACAGACTCAACCGGAAGGCCCAGTGa